A single region of the Halanaerobiaceae bacterium ANBcell28 genome encodes:
- the dnaX gene encoding DNA polymerase III subunit gamma/tau: protein MAFLSLYRKYRPNNFNDLVGQRHVVRTLKNALEHDRIAHAYLFAGPRGTGKTSTAKIYAQALNCAEGPTMNPCGHCETCQKIQTGQSIDVIEIDAASNRGIDEIRDLREKVKFYPSEGKYKVYIIDEVHMLTSGAFNALLKTLEEPPANVVFILATTEPHKVIDTILSRCQRFDFTLMSSEDINSRLEHICKQEGVEYDQGSLNLITAASNGGLRDAISLLDQAISFTNAKLKEEEIQEMLGKVELSFLKDFLENIINKNTPATLEMLNDLINSGKGISVFINDLIKFLRQIMLVKECGKNSSVFTFSDNFYQTIEGLIKEFSSRVFINFLEILTKVDKELAYSDQPRILLEMAVIKMATASSTTTIEELNEKVDRLENKLKHFEQSGTGFVKKSSNTENVNNGLKKEPFNKKSKLDEKDYSAETSRNASKDSKREAIASKVNNDFDSKDDNKQLDNNDKLDIDKNDVQEDIQSNESKHDNSTGLNIEKVRDSWPDIMQRLRSENVSVQALFLEGEPVGVEGDIVYIQFPTDKNFHRKGAEKNSAIIQKVISSVLGVLCKVKIISSGEDIGFSKKKLDGINDDKLGINHQVDNKNSSMNKNTSLDNNENNANDANKDLDIGNYKKNDSKDDSDVLKKVLRVFNGQVIKVNHKVLEKKEK from the coding sequence ATGGCTTTTCTATCACTTTATAGAAAATATAGACCAAATAATTTTAATGACTTGGTTGGACAAAGACATGTAGTTCGTACATTAAAGAATGCATTAGAACACGATAGGATTGCTCATGCCTATCTTTTTGCAGGTCCTAGAGGTACTGGTAAGACCTCTACTGCCAAAATTTATGCACAGGCTTTAAATTGTGCTGAAGGACCTACAATGAACCCATGTGGGCATTGTGAGACCTGTCAAAAGATACAGACAGGACAGTCGATAGATGTTATTGAAATTGACGCGGCTTCTAATAGGGGAATTGATGAAATTAGAGACCTACGGGAAAAGGTTAAGTTTTATCCCAGTGAAGGAAAGTATAAAGTATATATTATTGATGAAGTACATATGTTGACTTCAGGAGCTTTTAATGCTTTGCTGAAGACTTTAGAAGAACCACCAGCTAATGTGGTATTTATTTTAGCTACTACAGAACCACATAAAGTTATAGATACTATACTTTCTCGTTGTCAACGCTTTGATTTTACATTGATGTCAAGTGAAGATATAAATTCTAGATTAGAGCATATTTGTAAGCAAGAGGGAGTAGAGTATGATCAAGGATCGTTAAATTTAATTACGGCAGCCTCTAATGGCGGCCTGCGAGATGCTATTAGTCTTCTAGATCAAGCTATTTCTTTTACCAATGCTAAGTTAAAAGAAGAAGAAATTCAAGAAATGTTGGGAAAAGTTGAGCTTTCTTTTTTAAAGGACTTTTTAGAAAATATAATTAATAAAAATACTCCTGCTACTTTAGAGATGTTGAATGACTTGATTAATTCGGGAAAAGGTATTTCTGTTTTTATAAATGATTTGATTAAATTTCTAAGACAAATTATGCTTGTAAAAGAGTGTGGTAAAAATTCTTCTGTTTTTACTTTTTCTGATAATTTTTATCAAACTATTGAAGGTTTAATCAAGGAATTCAGTTCAAGGGTTTTTATTAATTTCTTAGAGATATTGACGAAGGTAGATAAAGAATTGGCATATAGTGATCAACCACGCATTCTATTAGAAATGGCTGTAATAAAAATGGCTACTGCTTCTTCTACTACTACTATAGAAGAATTGAATGAGAAAGTGGATAGACTTGAAAATAAGTTAAAGCATTTTGAACAATCAGGTACAGGATTTGTAAAGAAGAGTAGTAATACAGAGAATGTGAATAATGGATTAAAGAAAGAACCTTTTAATAAGAAATCTAAGCTAGATGAAAAGGATTATTCTGCTGAAACTTCTAGAAATGCTAGTAAAGATTCTAAAAGGGAAGCTATAGCTTCTAAGGTAAATAATGATTTTGACAGTAAGGATGATAATAAGCAACTTGATAATAATGATAAATTAGATATAGATAAGAATGATGTTCAGGAGGATATTCAGAGTAATGAATCAAAGCATGATAATAGTACGGGATTAAATATAGAAAAAGTAAGAGACTCCTGGCCCGATATTATGCAAAGATTACGCTCTGAAAATGTTAGTGTTCAAGCACTTTTCTTGGAGGGCGAACCTGTAGGAGTTGAGGGAGATATTGTCTATATTCAATTTCCAACAGATAAAAACTTCCATAGAAAAGGAGCAGAGAAGAATTCAGCTATTATACAAAAAGTTATTTCTTCAGTGCTTGGGGTTTTGTGTAAAGTAAAAATTATTAGTAGTGGAGAGGATATAGGATTTAGTAAAAAAAAACTTGATGGAATAAATGATGATAAATTAGGCATTAATCATCAAGTAGACAATAAAAATAGTAGTATGAATAAAAATACTAGTCTTGATAATAATGAAAA